In a single window of the Eshraghiella crossota genome:
- a CDS encoding helix-turn-helix domain-containing protein — protein MSLAELSRRIGQTPQNLNKKLKRDTLSVDELKQIADAVGVDFDLGFVLPDGSKINNEAE, from the coding sequence ATTTCATTAGCGGAGCTCAGCCGCAGGATTGGACAGACTCCTCAGAATCTGAATAAGAAGCTGAAGAGGGATACACTCTCTGTAGATGAGTTAAAACAGATCGCGGATGCTGTCGGGGTGGATTTTGACCTGGGATTTGTGCTACCGGATGGCTCTAAAATAAATAACGAAGCGGAGTGA
- a CDS encoding DNA topology modulation protein FlaR, translated as MTYENTYYWLQWFWKNLFSKCTFKKYNISHFDLDDIQWDNNAKEYGKKRTLDERKALLQEILYNNDEWIIEGVYYAWVQQSFDEADKIYVLDMPGYLYKSRIIMRYIKRKLGIQKGKRETLKSVYNLLKWTETFQNKNLKEIRSILDRKMNTLKG; from the coding sequence TTGACTTATGAAAATACATATTATTGGTTGCAGTGGTTCTGGAAAAACCTATTTAGCAAATGCACTTTCAAAAAATATAATATTTCCCATTTCGACTTAGATGATATTCAATGGGATAATAACGCCAAAGAATATGGCAAAAAGAGAACGCTTGATGAACGAAAAGCGTTATTACAGGAAATATTATATAATAATGATGAGTGGATAATTGAGGGGGTATATTATGCCTGGGTACAGCAAAGTTTTGATGAAGCTGATAAAATATATGTTTTAGATATGCCTGGTTATTTATATAAAAGTAGAATTATTATGCGCTATATAAAAAGAAAATTGGGAATACAAAAAGGAAAAAGAGAAACTTTGAAATCGGTCTATAACCTTTTGAAATGGACTGAAACTTTTCAGAATAAAAATCTGAAAGAAATAAGAAGTATTTTAGATAGAAAAATGAATACTTTGAAAGGGTAG
- the rhuM gene encoding RhuM family protein, protein MAKKKNEISIRSSAAEYLTYVASVGNQADSFEMRYEDENIWLTQKMMATLYDVSVSAINQHLKKIFEDGELFEDSVIKKYLTTAADGKNYQTNHYNLQAIIAVGFKVNNERAVQFRKWAGQIVKDYTIQGWTMDVDRLKKGTMFTDGYFDRQLEYIREIRLSERKFYQKVTDLYATAFDYDKDAKTTRRFFKTVQNKMHYATHRHTAAELIVERADAEKEHMGLYLDYAELQAERHIPMSMEDWAKRLDGFLEFNGAEILTGAGKISAEQAKLYAETEFEKYRVIQDRLFMSDYDRYLPELEEKAKG, encoded by the coding sequence ATGGCAAAGAAGAAAAATGAAATAAGTATTCGCTCAAGTGCTGCGGAATATCTCACATATGTTGCTTCTGTGGGAAATCAGGCAGATAGCTTCGAAATGCGTTATGAGGACGAAAATATATGGCTCACACAGAAAATGATGGCAACACTGTATGATGTTTCTGTGTCTGCGATCAATCAACATCTGAAAAAAATCTTTGAAGACGGCGAATTATTCGAGGATTCAGTTATTAAGAAATACTTAACAACTGCCGCCGATGGGAAGAATTATCAAACAAATCACTATAATCTTCAGGCAATTATTGCAGTTGGATTTAAAGTTAATAATGAACGAGCAGTTCAATTCCGTAAATGGGCAGGTCAGATTGTAAAAGATTATACCATTCAGGGCTGGACAATGGATGTAGACCGTCTAAAGAAGGGTACGATGTTCACAGATGGATATTTTGACCGTCAGTTAGAGTACATTCGTGAAATTCGCCTGTCTGAGCGAAAATTCTACCAAAAGGTTACAGACCTTTATGCAACAGCTTTCGACTATGATAAAGATGCAAAAACCACAAGACGCTTTTTCAAAACGGTGCAGAACAAAATGCACTATGCCACGCACAGACATACTGCTGCGGAACTGATTGTTGAACGAGCGGATGCGGAAAAGGAACATATGGGACTGTATCTCGATTATGCCGAGTTGCAGGCCGAACGTCATATTCCTATGAGTATGGAGGATTGGGCGAAAAGACTTGACGGTTTCCTTGAATTTAATGGTGCTGAAATTCTCACAGGAGCAGGCAAGATAAGTGCAGAGCAGGCAAAACTTTACGCAGAAACGGAATTCGAGAAATATCGTGTAATTCAGGACAGATTGTTTATGTCTGATTATGACCGATATTTGCCTGAGTTAGAAGAAAAAGCAAAGGGATAA
- a CDS encoding GNAT family N-acetyltransferase codes for MKPSLKRKGIGSKLLDTAEVWMCENGITVSKVHLGTPKEQWFESYAFYPKHGYIEYEPRYMMKIL; via the coding sequence ATAAAACCATCATTAAAACGAAAGGGAATCGGTTCAAAGTTACTTGATACGGCAGAGGTATGGATGTGTGAAAACGGTATTACGGTTTCAAAAGTACATTTGGGGACACCAAAAGAGCAGTGGTTTGAATCTTATGCTTTTTATCCGAAACACGGATATATAGAATATGAACCAAGGTATATGATGAAAATTCTGTAA
- a CDS encoding teneurin-3 — MSRRTAESNKAILAAWNKEQELVQEGKGTREWTPKQQQDILEKGKAYDDDGVAFQGQHMKSAEMYPEYQGDPGNIQFLTRAEHLEAHNGNWKNPTNWYFNPVTKEKIDFGDGPFIPCEVINLPEPVVIVPKDDSSFKEQKSEEKIQSVKSEDVLNQNKEVDKITDKKQNTVAPPKIQTPKKSNMFVRGLKSVGRFIVEHPVESLEIAGVVIGGAAKAISSFRGSSSSSSAHNTMPKNDSNSTGIGIAEKVVDIVEKANRSMPSENDVSGHRQRYHTKDGVIWKDIAPYHRGGNKD, encoded by the coding sequence ATGTCGAGACGAACAGCAGAATCCAATAAAGCGATACTTGCTGCATGGAATAAGGAACAAGAACTTGTTCAGGAAGGTAAAGGAACAAGAGAGTGGACTCCAAAACAGCAGCAAGATATTCTTGAAAAAGGCAAAGCTTATGATGACGATGGCGTTGCATTTCAAGGTCAGCATATGAAGAGCGCTGAAATGTATCCTGAATATCAAGGAGACCCCGGAAACATTCAGTTTCTTACAAGAGCTGAGCACTTAGAGGCTCATAATGGAAACTGGAAAAATCCAACAAACTGGTATTTCAATCCAGTTACTAAAGAAAAAATTGATTTTGGTGATGGCCCATTTATTCCATGTGAAGTAATCAATTTACCTGAGCCGGTAGTTATTGTTCCAAAGGATGACAGCAGCTTTAAAGAGCAAAAATCTGAAGAGAAAATTCAATCTGTTAAATCTGAAGATGTATTGAATCAAAATAAAGAAGTAGATAAAATTACGGATAAAAAGCAAAATACGGTCGCACCTCCTAAAATTCAAACTCCGAAGAAAAGCAATATGTTTGTTAGAGGTTTGAAGTCAGTTGGTAGATTTATTGTTGAGCATCCGGTTGAATCTCTTGAAATAGCAGGTGTTGTAATTGGCGGAGCGGCGAAAGCAATATCCTCTTTTAGAGGAAGTAGCTCTAGCAGTAGTGCTCACAACACAATGCCTAAAAATGATTCAAATTCAACAGGTATTGGCATTGCTGAAAAAGTTGTGGATATAGTAGAAAAGGCTAATAGGTCTATGCCTAGTGAGAATGATGTTTCGGGGCATAGACAACGATATCATACGAAGGATGGTGTTATTTGGAAGGATATAGCACCGTACCATCGAGGTGGGAATAAAGACTGA
- a CDS encoding SMI1/KNR4 family protein: protein MISEELKLIVDKFNEQGKMNFLEETTEEKISEFEKERNIKLPTKFKEWLLFSDGGEFFLPAGIQLYGIEHKPVIDVDNNDRPSENYIVIGALASGDPILCEKAGEKIAIYNQEAGRIEDDEIYDDFIAFLNDLYDLLGIGG from the coding sequence ATGATTTCCGAAGAATTAAAATTGATTGTGGACAAATTCAATGAACAAGGTAAAATGAATTTCCTTGAAGAAACCACAGAAGAAAAGATATCAGAGTTTGAGAAAGAGCGTAATATAAAGCTTCCAACAAAATTCAAGGAATGGTTGTTGTTTTCTGATGGTGGGGAGTTTTTCTTGCCTGCAGGCATTCAGTTATATGGTATTGAGCATAAACCTGTAATTGATGTAGATAACAATGACAGACCTAGCGAAAATTATATCGTCATCGGTGCACTCGCATCAGGAGACCCTATTCTCTGTGAAAAAGCTGGTGAAAAAATCGCGATTTATAATCAGGAAGCTGGAAGAATTGAAGATGATGAAATCTATGATGACTTCATAGCATTTTTGAATGACCTGTATGATTTGCTTGGCATAGGAGGTTGA
- the rlmD gene encoding 23S rRNA (uracil(1939)-C(5))-methyltransferase RlmD — MKKGEIYEGKVTEVNFPNKGKVECENGTVTVKNVIPGQNIRFMINKKRSGKYEGRLLEVLEKSPLESVTDVCPHFGVCGGCAYQSVSYENQLAIKEGQVKKLIDNVCSDYEFLGITGSPVTTAYRNKMEFTFGDEFKDGPLSLGLHKKNSFYDILTVTGCRNIDEDYSKILKITVDYFNEKKLPFYHKMTHEGYLRNLLVRKAYKTGEIIIDIITSTQIDFDLSEYVELLKKADYKGTLNGILHTVNDSLADAVINEGTKVLYGKDYIYEELLGLKFKITPFSFFQTNSLGAEVLYTKTREFVGEIDNQVVFDLYSGTGTIAQILAPVAKKVVGVEIIEEAVVAARENARLNGLDNCEFIAGDVLKVIDDIKDKPDMIVLDPPRDGIHPKAIDKIIDFGVNKIVYVSCKPTSLARDIEIFEARGYKVKKVCCVDMFPGTGHVETVVLMSRKEK, encoded by the coding sequence ATGAAAAAAGGTGAAATATACGAGGGAAAAGTTACTGAAGTTAATTTCCCTAATAAAGGAAAAGTTGAATGTGAAAATGGTACGGTTACTGTCAAGAATGTAATTCCCGGACAGAATATCCGTTTTATGATTAATAAAAAAAGAAGCGGCAAATACGAAGGCAGATTGTTGGAGGTGCTTGAAAAATCACCCCTTGAGTCCGTTACGGACGTCTGCCCTCATTTCGGTGTCTGCGGCGGTTGTGCATACCAGTCGGTATCTTATGAGAACCAGCTTGCAATCAAAGAAGGCCAGGTTAAAAAACTCATTGACAATGTCTGTTCCGATTATGAGTTTTTAGGTATTACAGGCAGTCCTGTAACAACAGCCTACAGAAATAAAATGGAATTTACTTTTGGTGATGAGTTTAAGGACGGCCCACTTTCTTTGGGACTTCACAAAAAGAACAGTTTTTATGATATTTTAACGGTTACAGGCTGTAGAAATATAGACGAGGATTACAGTAAAATTCTCAAGATTACCGTGGATTATTTTAATGAAAAGAAACTTCCTTTTTATCACAAAATGACACACGAGGGCTACCTTCGCAATCTTCTTGTCCGCAAGGCATACAAAACAGGCGAGATAATCATTGATATCATCACATCCACACAGATTGATTTTGACCTTTCCGAGTATGTTGAACTTTTGAAAAAAGCAGATTACAAGGGGACTCTTAACGGAATTTTACATACCGTAAACGATTCCCTTGCAGACGCGGTAATTAATGAGGGAACTAAAGTCCTTTACGGCAAGGATTACATATACGAGGAACTTCTCGGCCTTAAGTTCAAAATAACACCGTTTTCTTTTTTCCAGACAAACTCTCTTGGAGCAGAGGTGCTTTACACCAAAACCAGGGAATTTGTAGGAGAAATAGACAACCAGGTTGTATTCGACCTTTACAGCGGTACCGGCACCATCGCCCAGATTCTTGCACCAGTCGCAAAAAAGGTTGTTGGTGTTGAAATCATTGAGGAGGCTGTTGTTGCCGCCAGGGAAAACGCCCGCCTTAACGGTCTTGACAACTGCGAATTTATAGCCGGCGATGTTCTTAAAGTAATAGACGATATCAAGGACAAGCCCGACATGATCGTTCTTGACCCTCCAAGGGATGGCATCCACCCTAAGGCAATAGACAAAATCATCGATTTTGGCGTCAACAAGATAGTATACGTTTCCTGCAAGCCTACAAGCCTTGCCAGGGACATTGAGATTTTCGAGGCAAGAGGCTACAAGGTTAAGAAAGTGTGCTGCGTGGATATGTTCCCAGGGACGGGGCATGTGGAGACGGTAGTATTGATGTCTAGGAAAGAAAAATAA
- a CDS encoding ATP-dependent helicase, giving the protein MSIYDKLNEQQKEGVFTTEGAVLILAGAGSGKTGVLTHRIAHLIDDLGVNSYNILAITFTNKAAKEMKERVDRLVGMGADSAWIMTFHAACVRILRRYICRIGYDNNFTIYDTDDQKSVIKDILKRKNLDPKQYKDRTILSVISNAKDNLISPDDMYQSSGGNYNTMKTAEIYREYQEQLKKNNAVDFDDIIGLTVKLFNEDKEVLRYYQERFRYIMVDEYQDTNRAQFNLIRLLAGGHGNLCVVGDDDQSIYKFRGADINNILDFEKYFNDAKIIKLEQNYRSTQKILDVANEVIKNNSGRKDKRLWTSVKDGTKVIFNVYENGYEEARGIAEDIAHRHLHDRKDYSDFAILYRTNAQSRSLEEKLIEKNIPYRIYGGINFYARREIKDILAYLKTIDNARDDLAVKRILNVPKRGIGAASVAKVDDYAYENDITFYVALRQAKEVPGLQRAVSKVEGFVTQIEILKSKSQYIGVGKLIEEIIETVGYSDYIDAESESDEQATERRQNIDELISKAVQYEETVDEPSLSGFLEEVALVADIDNLDENNDMVSLMTIHSAKGLEFPIVYLAGMEDGLFPSYMSISTGDESDIEEERRLCYVGITRAKETLIMSAARMRTVRGETQMNRTSRFVREIPKELLAESAQMLKKNSEYSSITGKDHMELPVRKRGQVAFNSYQREAISNTVFDKKTDSAPDYVVGDRVRHIKFGEGTVADMINGGRDYEVTVDFDTAGRKKMFAGFAKLVKI; this is encoded by the coding sequence ATGAGCATATATGATAAGCTTAACGAACAACAGAAAGAAGGCGTTTTTACAACAGAAGGTGCCGTTCTGATTCTTGCGGGTGCCGGCTCAGGAAAAACGGGTGTGCTTACCCACAGGATTGCCCATCTTATAGATGATTTAGGTGTGAACTCCTACAATATCCTTGCGATAACTTTTACCAATAAAGCGGCAAAAGAGATGAAAGAAAGAGTTGACAGACTGGTGGGAATGGGCGCCGATTCAGCATGGATTATGACTTTTCATGCTGCCTGTGTAAGGATTCTGCGAAGATATATATGCAGAATAGGATATGACAATAATTTTACCATTTACGATACGGATGACCAGAAAAGCGTCATAAAAGATATTTTAAAAAGAAAAAACCTTGATCCTAAACAGTACAAGGACAGAACTATTTTATCTGTTATTTCCAATGCAAAGGACAATCTTATTTCTCCGGATGACATGTATCAAAGCTCGGGCGGCAATTACAATACCATGAAAACGGCAGAAATCTACAGGGAATATCAGGAACAGCTTAAGAAAAATAATGCGGTGGATTTTGATGATATTATAGGCCTTACGGTAAAACTTTTTAACGAAGATAAAGAAGTATTAAGATATTATCAGGAACGCTTCAGATATATAATGGTTGATGAGTATCAGGATACCAACAGGGCACAGTTTAACCTTATAAGACTTCTGGCAGGAGGTCACGGCAATCTTTGCGTGGTAGGTGATGATGACCAGTCAATTTACAAATTCAGAGGAGCGGATATAAATAATATCCTTGATTTTGAAAAATATTTTAACGATGCTAAAATCATCAAACTGGAGCAGAATTACCGATCAACCCAGAAAATCCTCGATGTAGCCAACGAAGTCATCAAAAACAATTCGGGACGTAAAGACAAGAGACTTTGGACATCAGTTAAAGACGGAACAAAAGTCATTTTTAACGTATATGAAAATGGATATGAAGAGGCGAGAGGCATAGCAGAGGATATTGCCCACAGACATCTCCATGATAGAAAAGATTACAGTGATTTTGCCATACTTTACAGAACCAATGCACAATCACGTTCCCTGGAAGAAAAACTCATAGAAAAAAACATTCCATACAGGATATACGGCGGCATAAATTTCTACGCCAGAAGAGAGATAAAAGATATTCTTGCTTATTTAAAGACAATTGACAATGCAAGGGATGACCTTGCCGTTAAAAGGATTCTTAATGTACCGAAACGTGGAATCGGGGCAGCCTCTGTCGCAAAAGTAGATGATTACGCATACGAAAACGATATCACTTTTTATGTTGCTTTAAGACAGGCAAAAGAAGTACCGGGCCTGCAAAGAGCCGTATCGAAGGTGGAAGGCTTCGTAACCCAGATAGAAATTTTAAAATCCAAATCCCAGTATATTGGTGTGGGAAAATTAATTGAAGAGATAATCGAAACCGTGGGTTACAGTGACTACATTGATGCCGAAAGCGAATCTGATGAACAGGCAACGGAAAGACGCCAGAATATAGACGAACTGATTTCAAAAGCCGTCCAGTATGAAGAAACGGTGGATGAACCGTCACTTTCAGGTTTCCTTGAAGAAGTTGCCCTCGTTGCGGATATTGATAACCTTGATGAAAATAATGATATGGTTTCGCTTATGACAATACATAGTGCAAAAGGTCTTGAATTTCCTATAGTATATCTGGCAGGAATGGAAGATGGACTTTTCCCAAGCTATATGAGCATTTCCACAGGTGACGAGTCCGACATTGAAGAAGAAAGAAGACTCTGCTATGTGGGAATTACGAGAGCAAAAGAAACACTTATTATGAGTGCTGCAAGGATGAGGACTGTGCGCGGTGAGACCCAGATGAACAGAACATCAAGATTTGTAAGAGAAATCCCTAAAGAACTTCTTGCTGAAAGTGCACAGATGTTGAAAAAAAATTCAGAATATTCCTCTATTACGGGAAAAGACCACATGGAGCTGCCTGTAAGAAAACGTGGACAGGTTGCATTTAACTCCTACCAAAGAGAGGCAATTTCCAATACCGTTTTTGATAAAAAGACTGATTCTGCCCCTGATTATGTCGTAGGAGACAGGGTACGCCACATAAAATTCGGTGAAGGAACGGTTGCGGATATGATTAACGGTGGCAGGGACTACGAGGTAACAGTTGATTTTGATACTGCAGGACGAAAGAAAATGTTTGCCGGTTTTGCAAAATTAGTTAAAATTTAA
- a CDS encoding PspA/IM30 family protein yields MGIISRFKDIMSANINALLDKMEDPEKMVDQYLRNLESDLGKVKQETASVMADEQRAKRELDACNAQIDELQKYAEKAVVAGNDEDARKFLEQKQTLVTKQQALQQTYNLAADNADKMRQMHDKLVNDISTLNARRDTIKAKIKVAKAQQTVNKIGASVAGADKNLSAFDKIEAKADKMLDEANAMAELNQSGRDNTVENLKDKYTVSSPAVDDELAAIKAKMGM; encoded by the coding sequence ATGGGAATTATTTCAAGATTCAAAGATATTATGTCAGCTAACATTAATGCATTGCTTGACAAGATGGAAGATCCTGAGAAGATGGTAGACCAGTATCTCAGAAATCTCGAAAGTGACCTTGGTAAGGTTAAGCAGGAGACAGCATCAGTTATGGCTGATGAACAGAGAGCCAAGAGAGAACTGGATGCATGCAATGCACAGATTGATGAACTTCAGAAGTATGCCGAGAAGGCAGTAGTTGCCGGTAATGATGAGGATGCAAGGAAGTTCCTTGAACAGAAGCAGACTCTTGTAACTAAGCAGCAGGCATTACAGCAGACATACAATCTTGCGGCAGACAACGCTGACAAGATGCGTCAGATGCATGATAAGCTTGTTAATGATATCAGCACTCTTAATGCCAGAAGAGATACAATCAAGGCTAAGATTAAAGTTGCCAAGGCACAGCAGACAGTCAATAAGATTGGAGCAAGTGTTGCCGGAGCAGACAAGAATCTTTCAGCTTTTGATAAGATTGAAGCTAAGGCAGATAAGATGTTAGATGAAGCTAATGCAATGGCAGAGCTTAATCAGTCAGGCAGAGACAATACAGTTGAGAACCTTAAGGATAAATACACAGTTTCTTCACCTGCGGTTGATGATGAATTAGCAGCTATTAAAGCTAAAATGGGAATGTAG
- a CDS encoding YerC/YecD family TrpR-related protein — MSKNVRTSQVDHLYEAILCLKDKSECYAFFEDICTVKEIETISQRYEVAKMLRENRTYIDIAEATGASTATISRVNRSLNYGCDGYDMVFKRLDEEKKDE; from the coding sequence ATGAGCAAAAATGTAAGAACCAGTCAGGTAGATCATTTGTATGAAGCTATACTTTGCCTGAAAGATAAATCGGAATGTTATGCTTTTTTTGAGGATATATGTACCGTTAAGGAAATAGAGACAATTTCGCAACGATATGAAGTAGCTAAGATGCTTAGGGAAAACAGGACATATATTGATATTGCGGAAGCTACCGGAGCATCCACTGCAACTATAAGCAGGGTAAATCGTTCCCTTAATTATGGCTGTGACGGATATGATATGGTTTTTAAACGCCTTGACGAAGAAAAAAAAGACGAATAA
- a CDS encoding Cof-type HAD-IIB family hydrolase, protein MAYKILAFDIDGTLTNSQKIITEETKRAIFAAMDKGCKVLIASGRPVKGLRGYAEELHLKENGGYILSLNGGYIMSCADEKVLYDVKVPKKYYKEIYELSKKHGVNLLTYQGETVISEDIDDEYLDIEARLNGLPKKKVDNLYEYLDFEVNKFLMTGDGDYLAEVEKDVYDKLHNNLDVYRSEPFFLEILPKDVNKGKALEALLAILGVDRDELMAFGDGYNDKTMVEYAGLGVAMGNAKDVVKEAADYVAPTNDEDGIVEVIHKFILD, encoded by the coding sequence ATGGCATACAAAATTCTGGCATTTGATATTGACGGCACATTAACCAACTCTCAGAAAATAATTACGGAAGAGACTAAGAGAGCTATTTTTGCTGCAATGGACAAAGGCTGCAAGGTTCTTATCGCATCAGGCCGTCCTGTCAAGGGATTAAGAGGATATGCAGAGGAACTTCACCTTAAGGAAAACGGCGGTTATATCCTTTCGTTAAACGGAGGGTATATAATGTCCTGTGCCGATGAAAAGGTACTTTATGATGTAAAGGTACCAAAAAAATATTACAAGGAAATATATGAACTTTCTAAGAAACACGGCGTTAATCTTCTGACATATCAGGGTGAGACCGTTATCTCTGAAGATATAGATGACGAATATCTTGATATCGAAGCAAGACTTAACGGATTACCTAAGAAGAAAGTGGACAATCTTTATGAGTATCTGGATTTTGAAGTTAATAAGTTCCTGATGACAGGAGACGGAGATTATCTTGCCGAGGTTGAAAAAGATGTATATGATAAACTTCACAATAATCTTGACGTATACAGATCGGAACCTTTTTTCCTTGAAATCCTGCCAAAGGATGTTAATAAAGGAAAGGCTCTTGAAGCACTGTTAGCCATTCTCGGGGTAGACAGGGATGAACTTATGGCATTCGGAGATGGTTATAACGATAAAACAATGGTAGAATATGCAGGTCTTGGTGTTGCAATGGGCAATGCCAAAGATGTGGTAAAAGAAGCTGCAGATTACGTTGCTCCTACAAATGACGAGGATGGTATCGTAGAGGTAATCCATAAATTTATACTGGACTAA